In Bubalus kerabau isolate K-KA32 ecotype Philippines breed swamp buffalo chromosome 4, PCC_UOA_SB_1v2, whole genome shotgun sequence, one DNA window encodes the following:
- the TLCD2 gene encoding TLC domain-containing protein 2 produces MAPSGLLVTGASFAAFRGLHWGLQLLPTPGSAAQNRWKWRNICVSLVHSLLTGAGALLGLSLYPQMAADPIHGHPPWALLLVAFSVGYFLADGTDLLWNQTLGQAWDLLCHHALVVSCLSTAVLSGHYVGFSVVSLLLELNSICLHLRQLLLLSRQAPSLAFSVTSWAALTTLVLFRLVPLGWMSLWLFQQCHQIPLALVILGGTGLAFVGVMSINLGVHILVSDVLRSRPCPPILGNKEARGTRTDCDGEAITRDDSTLSLKD; encoded by the exons ATGGCGCCCTCTGGGCTCCTCGTCACCGGCGCCTCCTTTGCCGCTTTCCGGGGGCTGCACTGGGGGCTGCAGCTGCTGCCCACCCCGGGATCTGCCGCCCAGAACCGTTGGAAGTGGAGGAACATTTGTGTCTCCCTGGTGCACAGCTTGCTTACGGGGGCCGGGGCGCTGCTCGG GCTGTCGCTGTACCCTCAGATGGCCGCCGACCCGATTCATGGCCACCCTCCCTGGGCTCTGCTGCTGGTGGCTTTCTCTGTGG GTTATTTCCTGGCAGATGGAACTGACTTGTTGTGGAACCAGACCTTGGGCCAGGCCTGGGATCTTCTTTGTCACCATGCACTG GTCGTGAGCTGCCTCAGCACCGCCGTTCTGTCCGGCCACTACGTGGGCTTCTCTGTGGTGTCTCTGCTCCTGGAGCTCAACTCCATCTGCCTGCACCtacgccagctgctgctgctctctCGCCAGGCCCCATCCCTGGCCTTCAGTGTGACCAGCTGGGCCGCCCTGACCACCCTGGTCCTCTTCCGCCTAGTGCCGCTGGGATGGATGAGCCTGTGGCTGTTCCAGCAATGCCACCAGATCCCTCTTGCTTTGGTCATCCTTGGTGGAACTGGACTGGCCTTTGTGGGTGTCATGAGCATCAATTTGGGCGTCCACATTTTGGTCAGTGATGTTTTGCGATCTCGGCCCTGCCCACCCATCCTTGGAAACAAGGAAGCCAGGGGCACCAGGACTGATTGTGATGGTGAGGCCATCACCAGGGATGATTCCACTCTCAGCCTGAAAGACTGA